The nucleotide sequence CGTTCGAGATGGCGGCGCTGGCAGAGCGGGAGGGACGGCCGGTGGACGGTGTGTTTCTCCTGGACCCGCCGCCGCCCGGTTCGGGCGCGCGTTTCCAGGACTACGACGAGTCCCAGTTGGAGGCGCTGTTCACGCACGAGCTGGGTCACACACCGGGGGACACCCCGAGCGGGGAGGCGGGAGCGTACGCCGAGCGTCTCGCCCGGTGCTGCCGTGCCAACCTGCGCAGCATGGCCGCGCACACCCTGCCGCGACTGACCACCACCCCGGTGCGCACCTGGCTGGCCACCCGCCCGGTGGCCGGCCTGCCGCCCGCGGCCGGCCCGGTGCGGGACCATCCCGCGCTGTGGCGGCCGTATCTGCCGGACGGGAGCTCCTGGCATCTGCTGGAGACCACGCACTACGGCATCGTGACCGCACCCCACGCACAGGCGGTGGCCGAGGCGATCAACTCGGCGTCGGCCGCCCGGCCGTCCGCCACCTCCACGGGCGATTCCACCCACGTCTCACGTCACACCTCACAAGGAGATTGAGCACATGGAGAGTTACGAGCTGGAGGCGGTCGGCGCCGTCACGACCCGGCCCGCCGTGCAGTACCGGACGATCGAGGTGGCACCGGTCACGCCGCTGATCGGTGCCGAGGTCAGCGGGGCCGACCTGTCCGCCGAGCTGCCGCCGGACCAACTGGCCGAGATCAAGGAGGCGTTCCTGCGCCACCATGTGCTGGTCTTCCGCGACCAGACCATCTCCCAGGACGACCACAAGCGCTTTGCCGGGCACTTCGGTCCGCTGCGGCCCGTCAACCCGCCCCCGCCGGACGGCGATCCGTACATCCTGGAGATCAGTACCGACAAGGCGGCGGACAATGTCGCGGGTAACGGCTGGCATGCGGACGGTACCGCCGACGCGGAGCCTTCTCTCGGGTCGATGCTGTACATCACGCGTGTCCCCGAGGGAGGCAGCGGCGGCGACACGCTGTTCGCCAACATGCACCTCGCGTACGAGATGCTGTCACCGGCGCTGCGGGGAATGCTGGAGGGCATGACGGCCGTCCATGACGGGCTGATCGCCTTCAAGGGGTACACCCCTCCGGCGGACTATGTCATTCCCAAGGCGGAGCACCCGTTGGTGGTGCGTCACCCGGAGACCGACCGCAGGGTCCTCTACGTCAACGGCGCCTACACCGCCCGGATCCCGCAGCTGTCGCCGGACGAGAGCGAGGCGCTGCTGGCGATGCTGTGCGAGATCCCCGCCCGCCGCCCGATGCTGAGCTGCCGGGTCCGCTGGGCCCCGAACACCCTGGTCTTCTGGGACAACCGCTGTGTCCAGCACCACGCGGTCTACGACTACTACCCGCTGACGCGCTACGGCCGACGGGTGGCGATCGACGGAGGCCCCCTGAAAGCCTGATCGGACCGGCGGCCCGGCGGTGGTGCCTGGCAACGCGCTGAAGCATCACCGCTGACGCACTTGATCAGGCGCGCTCCGGCGGGTCCGTTGGGTGCGCCGCGCTCCGATCATGCTGAGGAGACCGGCGACGAAGGCAAGTACGAGTCCGGCGGTCATCACGACATTGCCGGTCACGGTGCCGAGGTTGTGTGAGGTCAGGTTGGGCGTCAACTGACCGGCCAGGGTGCCGACGCCGACGATCCAGAACGCGATGAACACTCCGAAGGCGGGGTGCCACCACCAGCGGGCGGTGAGCAGCACGAGCACACCGAACACGACGATGAAGGCGATGCCGGGCGGGAAGACGACGCCGAAGGGCGGCAGAGCATCGGCGAATGTGGACGGGTCGGCGAACCACTGGACGACCAGGCCCACGACACCGACGAGCAGACCGGCGAGGGAGAGGAGAGTGTTACGGCTGAGTTGACGCGGACGGAGCATGATCAGTTTCCTCACGGTGGGGTCAACGGGGCGTGCGGCGTCCGGAGATGGCCGAGGCTGTCGCGAAGGAGGCAGCTGCTACGAAGCTGAGCAGCTGTAACCAGCCGGCGGTGAAGTCCACTGCGCGGTCCGGCCGGATCAGCCGGGCGGCGAACGCGGGCGCGGCGAGCCCACCGGCGATGAAGAAGACGCTCATGGTGACGATGAGCAGCGGAGTGAACCGCCACCGGACGAGCGCCACCATGACGGCCAACGCGAGGTCGATGAACGGGCCCGGACCGTCGTAACCGGGCGCTTCGTCGCCGATGGCGGCCAGGACCAGAGCTACGCAGGTGGCGGTGAGAAACATCCGGTGCCGGCCCTGCGCGTGACCGATGGCGGTCCAGGCCGACCGGAGTTCACCGGGCGGCGTATGAGCTGTCACGAGGCCCCTTCCTTTGCCGGGTGGTGCGGTGGTGTGTTGGCAGTGTTGATGCCATCAAGTCCCCACCTCCCGCGCTGAATCGGACTGCCGGCGGTGGCCGGTGCCGTCGCACCATCCTCTGTGGCGGCGCGGCTGCCGTCGTCGTATGACGGGCGGCTTCCCGGGTACACCGCTCGGCGTAGCCGGGCGGTGTACGAAGCACGACGGTCCGGATCGATATCGTGACCACATGACTGAGTTGACAGCCCCGACCACCCGCCTGCACTCCGCCTGGCTCCAGGCGCATGCGGAGTGGGGTCCCGGTCTCCACGAGGACGGATTCGGACTGCGGCCGTCCGACGAGGTCGAGTCGCCGGCCGGGTTCGCGGCCTGGGTAGCGTTGCTGGCTGACGCATCGACGCCGAAAGCGGTAGCGGCCGGTCAGGGGTGTACGTACCGCTGGATCGTCGAGGGCGACCGGGTGCACGGCGGGATCGCGTTGCGGCACGGGCCGAACGACGAGGTCCGGCAGTTCGGCCACATCGGTTACGGCATCCGGCCGTCCTCACGACAGCGCGGCCTGGCCACGTGGGCGCTGGGCCAGATCCTCGACGAGGCACGAGCGCTCGGCCTGGACCAGGTGCTGATCGTCTGCGAGGTCGACAACCTCGCCTCGGTGAAGACGATCGAGCGTCACGGCGGTGTCTTCGAAGAGATCAGGGACACCGAACACAGTCCCGTGCGGCGCTACTGGATCAAGATCTAGGTTCTTGATCTTGCCGACCGGGCACGAGCACGATCTACCGCCGGCGTACTAGGCGGGGGCGTCTAGCGCATTGGCGGCCATTCGGTCGGCGAGCCCCGATCGCACGGCGCTGCCCGCGGAACTGCCGGGTTTGCGTACGGCCTGGGCCTGGAAGCACGACAGGAACTGCTCGGCGAGGTCGAGCCGGGGGTAGCGTTCCAGCACCTCGGCCCGGAAACCGGCCGGGTAGTCGTCCGCCTCCTTCCCGATGACCTCGGTCGCTGTGGCGCGGGCGAGCAGGTGTCCTTCGGGGTCCGCCGACACGTCCACCTGCGGCCACATATGCCGGACGATCACGTTCGACAGGCGCTCGCGGCGCTCGGCCGGCCATCCGGCGCCCGCCGCGAAGACCTGCGCGACATGGCCGCCCGCCTCCTCGAACGCGACGGTGTGGCTGTCGAACACCGGCACCAGCCCGACGTCGTGGAACAGCGCCGCGACGTAGAGGAGTTCGGGGTCGAAGGGAATGCCGTCCGCCACGCCGCGAGCGGCAGCCCACACGTAGGCGCGCAGCGAATGGTTGAGCAGCGCGGTGGAGAGGTAGGCGGTCGCCACCTCCAGGGCGGCGGCCGACGTCACACCGTCGGGTACGGGGACGGTGTCGAGCGACATACGGGTCACTGGGGGCCTTCCTCTGCAGGGCTGTCCGACACGATGCGGATGTTCGTTCTATCGCACCTGTCGTCGTCGGCCGCGAAGGCCACCGGTGTTTCGGCGAGCGTACGCACATCCCCGCGCCGGTGCCCATCCCGGTCCCGGTCCCTGTCCCGGCCCCGAAGCGGCCCAGATCACATCGCTCCGCCTATTGACGCCTGTAGTTCAAACCGGTTTAGTAAGCGCCGGTCGGTCGTTTAAAGCGGTTTAGAAGCCGCTTGAACGGTCCGGCGTTTGAACGGACCGGCGGTTGAACGGACCGGTCCGAGGACGAACACAGGAACCACAGAGAGCGGAGGGCGTCGTGGCTCGCAGGCCCACCATCGCCGACGTCGCACAGCGCGCGGGTGTCTCGCGCAGCTCCGTCTCGTTCGCCCTGAACGACCGGCCGGGGATCGCCGAGGAGACCAAGGAACGGATCCTCGCGGTCGCCGCCGAGATGGGCTGGACCCCGAGCCACTCCGCCCGCGCGCTGTCCCTCGGCAAGGCCGGCGCCTTCGGCCTGGTCCTCGCGCGGGAACCCGACCTCATAGGCGCCGACCTGTTCTTCCCCGCCTTCATGGCCGGTGTCGAGGTGGCCCTCGGGGAGCGCGGCGACGGACTCATGGTCCACCTCACCACCCCCGAGCGCGAGCAGTCCGTGTACGAACGGCTCGCCGCCGACCGGCGGGTGGACGGCGTGCTCCTCACCGACCTGCGCTACGAGGACCCGCGCCCCGCCCTCATGCACCGGCTCGGCCTGCCGGCCGTCGTGGTCGGGCAGAGCGAGTGGAGCGACGGGCTCACGTCGGTGAGCCTCGACGACCGGCCCGCCTACGTGGACGCCGTCCGCTGCCTCGCCGGGCTCGGACACCGCCGCATCGCGCACGTCGAAGGCCCCCAGGAGTTCCGCCACGCTCACCGGCGCAGGACCGCCTGGGAGGAGACGCTGCTTGAGCTCGGCCTGCCCGATGGGCCCGTGCTGCCCGGCGGCTTCACGGCGGAGGGCGGCGCGCTGGCCACCCGTGAGCTGCTGTCGCTGGCCGAACCGCCCACCGCGATCGTCTACGGGAACGACCTGGCGGCGACGGCCGGGCTCTCCGTGGCCCAGGAACTCGGCGTACCGGTGCCGGAACGCCTCTCGGTCGTCGGCTACGACGACACCCCCCTCACCCGCTACACCCACCCACCGCTGTCCTCCGCCCGCGCCGACGCGCGCGGCTGGGGGGAAGCGGCCGCCCGCGCCCTTGACCGGGTGCTGGCCGGTGCGGAGGTCGCGCACGTCGTGCTGCCTCCGGCCGAGTTCGTGCCCCGCGCCTCGATAGGTCCGGCACCCCGTGCCTGACAACGGGGCCGGCCGGCCTTCGAGGCGCGGTCAGCAATTCCCGTCCGGCGACGAGGCCGGGCGTGCACAGTTCGGAGAGTTTTCATGCTGAGGAGAACCGCGTACTCGCTGCTCGTGCTGGCTCTCGCCGGGGCCGCGACCGCCTGCGGCCGGCCGGCCCCCGACCAGGCGACCGCCGCGAACGCGCGCGGCCCGATCAGGGTCTGGCTGTCGAACAACGCCCAGGAGGTGGCCTGGGGCGAGGACATGATCGCCGCGTGGAACAAGACCCACCCGGGCCAGCACGTCACGGCCCAGCAGATCCCGGCGGGCAAGACCTCCGAGGAGGCC is from Streptomyces sp. NBC_00370 and encodes:
- a CDS encoding HD domain-containing protein, with the translated sequence MSLDTVPVPDGVTSAAALEVATAYLSTALLNHSLRAYVWAAARGVADGIPFDPELLYVAALFHDVGLVPVFDSHTVAFEEAGGHVAQVFAAGAGWPAERRERLSNVIVRHMWPQVDVSADPEGHLLARATATEVIGKEADDYPAGFRAEVLERYPRLDLAEQFLSCFQAQAVRKPGSSAGSAVRSGLADRMAANALDAPA
- a CDS encoding GNAT family N-acetyltransferase, with translation MTELTAPTTRLHSAWLQAHAEWGPGLHEDGFGLRPSDEVESPAGFAAWVALLADASTPKAVAAGQGCTYRWIVEGDRVHGGIALRHGPNDEVRQFGHIGYGIRPSSRQRGLATWALGQILDEARALGLDQVLIVCEVDNLASVKTIERHGGVFEEIRDTEHSPVRRYWIKI
- a CDS encoding TauD/TfdA dioxygenase family protein, which produces MESYELEAVGAVTTRPAVQYRTIEVAPVTPLIGAEVSGADLSAELPPDQLAEIKEAFLRHHVLVFRDQTISQDDHKRFAGHFGPLRPVNPPPPDGDPYILEISTDKAADNVAGNGWHADGTADAEPSLGSMLYITRVPEGGSGGDTLFANMHLAYEMLSPALRGMLEGMTAVHDGLIAFKGYTPPADYVIPKAEHPLVVRHPETDRRVLYVNGAYTARIPQLSPDESEALLAMLCEIPARRPMLSCRVRWAPNTLVFWDNRCVQHHAVYDYYPLTRYGRRVAIDGGPLKA
- a CDS encoding LacI family DNA-binding transcriptional regulator, translating into MARRPTIADVAQRAGVSRSSVSFALNDRPGIAEETKERILAVAAEMGWTPSHSARALSLGKAGAFGLVLAREPDLIGADLFFPAFMAGVEVALGERGDGLMVHLTTPEREQSVYERLAADRRVDGVLLTDLRYEDPRPALMHRLGLPAVVVGQSEWSDGLTSVSLDDRPAYVDAVRCLAGLGHRRIAHVEGPQEFRHAHRRRTAWEETLLELGLPDGPVLPGGFTAEGGALATRELLSLAEPPTAIVYGNDLAATAGLSVAQELGVPVPERLSVVGYDDTPLTRYTHPPLSSARADARGWGEAAARALDRVLAGAEVAHVVLPPAEFVPRASIGPAPRA